ggtggcgtgtgtgtgcctgtgcacacGCGCATTTGTAGGGCTGAGGTCCTCACCACGGGCCGAGCTTCCTCCCGGGGCACCCCGATGACCTTCATCTTGCCCCCGCTGGTGCTGCGGTCTCGAATTTTGGCTAAGTGCTTCTGCAGGCACCTGCGGTCATGCGCACTGCAGGGACTGAAGCTGTTGTTCGGGTGGTCACCCTCATCCTTGTCTGCAGTCAGGCCGAGATGGAGAGAGGTCAGCACAGGGAAAGGACAGGGCAGAACACCAACCCAGCCTCCCACCTGCTTTCTTCTAGGGGATTCTCCAGCCTGGCTCTGAGAAAGGGTGGGGGACcctgggctggggggggtggtgaaAACAACACCCCtgtctcctccctgctctcctggatTCCTGAGGAGAAAATCTTCTTAACATCCTTGACTTGTCCCTCACCCCACCCAGTCCAGCCCTCAGATGAGTCACCAGCTGCAGCTGCGCAGACagcaggagggtcccctgggcccTGCAGGGAGGTCTAAGGCAGGCAGGGGCCTCCCCCCTGGATCTCGTACCCCCCTCCATTCAGCTCCTCCTACCATCCCCCTCTCCGtctgctctctcttcctgtctcctttcctGGTCTTTTCAGcatctggctgagccagccaggggatCCCCAGATCTGTTGGCACTGCTGCCCCTCTTCCAAATGGCCAAACTCAGAGTTTCCATGAGTGATGAGAAATCTGGCCCAAAGGGCTCTCCCCATTGGCTAGACAGGGAAGAAGAAGCGGGAGTGGGTGTGTCCGCCTGCCTGCATGAGAAAGTGTGCACccacacgcatgtgtgtgcaaCACACTGTGTGGCCGCAGGACCCAAAACATCCTCACACATCACTTCAGTCCCCCACCTCGACATCTCCCATCCTTGGACTTTAGACCCCACCGAAAGTCCACAACTATGGCCCAGAG
This Panthera uncia isolate 11264 unplaced genomic scaffold, Puncia_PCG_1.0 HiC_scaffold_1590, whole genome shotgun sequence DNA region includes the following protein-coding sequences:
- the LOC125917215 gene encoding insulin-like growth factor-binding protein 4, which translates into the protein EDFLLRNPGEQGGDRGVVFTTPPSPGSPTLSQSQAGESPRRKQVGGWVGVLPCPFPVLTSLHLGLTADKDEGDHPNNSFSPCSAHDRRCLQKHLAKIRDRSTSGGKMKVIGVPREEARPVPQGSCQSELHRALERLAASQSRTHEDLYIIPIPNCDRNGNFHPKQCHPALDGQRGKCWCVDRKTGVKLPGGLEPKGELDCHQLADSFRE